TTATGTTTTAGTGGTCGAACTCCTTCCCCAGTATGTGTAGCTGTTCCTGATTTAACTGGAAAATGCTGGGTTAATGATACTGTATGGAGTATATGTTTATCTAAGTCAGCTGACCTTAAACCACCCTGCAGCAATTTTGTGTAGACTCTGAGAGTCTACATGAGTACCAGACTAGAACAGCCTGCAGTAACAGGAATGCCCCGTCTAGCCAAAAATGTGCACTTACTAGATCATGATAGCTGCCGTGCCCGTCTCTTTAGTCGAGAAGGAAAGGTTGAGTGTAAATTAACATGATATAGTGGACGTAGAAATTGAAATGGTTTAGGAATTTGAATTGAAATTTTCTTTTAGTGCGACGGGCTTCTGGCGTAATGGCCAGGGGTTCTAGTAGCACCCCTTTGGTTCTGGGTTCGACTCCCCCCAGGAGCGAATTTTAGGCTGGAGGGTAAAAAAATCCCCTCGTCCCATACCAAAGCACAGGTCTAAGCCCATCTTGATCTCACGTGATGCCGCTGTGTATGGGTGGGGCACATGTGACGCCGCGGTGCCGCTGTGTATTTGTGGGGCATGAGTTTTGGGGATTTTCTAGACTTGTGtgagaaggtcttcttcttcaacatATATCCTGGGGAAGGTCATTCCCCCGGCGGGCctagtttttattttattgagcCTCTCGATAATAATATGAACATAATATAGACATCTCGATTGTAATGTTGTGAAGTCGTGATCTTCAAAATCAAAGGACTTTGAGGCAAAATACAGATCGAGAAACAGGAGCTGTGGTCCGCTTACCCTTGTCGAGAAGATGCTTCTCGTTCCTTGTTTTGTCAAGATACAAAGACCGAAAGTGTCTCAGCACCAAGCACATCTTCTGAGAATTAACTTCATGCGAAACAGAAGATTTTGCATGTCGtatgaaagaaaataagattCTAAACATGACCTGCACTTTATTTTGTAGTCTTTTATAATTTTTGGTGAatacatatatgtatgcaaTTTTAGTAGGGAATATATCTTAGAAATCATTTGTTCATTTGTAACAATTTGCAGGAATAACTCTTAGAATATTTACCGTGTCTTGCATCGTGCCTGAGTCATGTCTTGTCTTCCGTTTTtgtcatttgttgttttagtttgtGTCGTGTCATTTAGTTGTCATGACTTAGGCATAATATTTATGAGTAATAAGAAAGGACCATCGTAGAAAACAAGGTACGTAACGAGTAATTATTTTTGTCAAACATATCAACATGGATACATGTTTGAAAATCTCATAGAGAGAAATTCAATTCATGAACAACAACCACTTGTAATTTAAATTCTGTCAATTATTATGACAATATTACTAGAGTTTGGATCTTACACCTAAGTAAATAGAAAGAGTAGAATGCACATGCGGTCCTCATTTTTTTAaaggtgtcaagttagtcctatatttttgaaaatgcacgtgCTATGTTTTTTTAAACCTTCTCCCCCTCCTGCTCACTCTCTTTGTCTGCACCTCCTCCTTTgctctcctctcccttctcACCCTTGAACGGCGGCGAGACCTCGACAATGATGATGGTAAGGAAGCTGACATTGGCGGCGACGCCATGAGCAACCCCTCATCCAGTAGTGGGTAGCAGGCGTTCGCTGTCCAACAATCTCCGCAGAGTCACCCGCGTCGTGCGCCGCCTCGGTGGGGACCAAGAAATGGAAAGAAGAGAGACAAGATTAGGTTTCATCTGGTTTGCCATCATGTGGGCCCAAGTCGACGCGAGATGGGTCAAAACGCGGCGTCAACAGGTCAGACACGCCCACACAAACTCGTGACATGTGATGTACCAATAAACATAGTTTTTGGACCCAAACGTGCATTTTTAAATATACATGACTATTGACTTAAcaccttaaaaaaaactaagactgcaagtacagaaaaaaaacagcttCTAAGTGCTGAACACCGTAACCCTATATATGGCTTTGTTAAGGAAGCTGGGGAAAAcccttttttcaaaaaaaataaataagttCTCATGGGAGCCACAAAGAGTGGCAATTATCGGACACGAAAGCGTCCCGCCACGAAGGGCAGCCGATCCTCCTCCAATAGTTGAAAAAGATTACGATTTTATTGAATTTGATATGTTTGTGTTTTAAGATTTGAAGCAAACAAacgatgaaaaaagaaaagtgaaATGAGTGCAAATACTTATCCAATGGATCTGATCTGTCTACTAAATCCGGTGATATAGCCGGATCCAAAAagtaagtgctacttgctacaattttttctttctttcggaAGGACTTGCTACAAAAAGAATCTGATAACACAGAATCATCGAACCACGTACCTCCGAATAATTTCAGTTCATCAAACATTGTCAGCAAGAACATCAGACATGAAACCGTCCACCCAGCTGAATATTCAGATCCAAAGTCGATAAATATTTACACATTAGTTATAaagcaggaagaagaaagaactgAGAGTAGAAAGAGAAGAACACAGAAGAACAGGACTATTGCCAAGACAACGATCTGCACATAACTTTGCCATCATCAAGACGGCACGGTCTCCCCGGCGTCGGCGCCTCGCGGCTGCAGCAGCGTCGAAGCCGCCGGCGCGCGGCACGTCGGGCAGGACGAGCGCCGGCCGCCAGCGAGCCAGCGCTCGATGCAGCGCGCGTGGAACCCGTGCCCGCACGCCGGCATGACGCGCACGGCGTCCCCGTCCACGAACTCTCCCAGGCATATCgcgcactccgccgccgcggcgcccacCAGCTTGGTCCCCGCCGCCGAGTACACGAGGGGCGCCGGGgcctcggcggccgcgggaGGACTCTGCTTCTCCGGGTCCTCTACAGGGcgggggcggcagcggcggagcaggTACCTCGCGGCGGCGTGAAGCGCCAGGGCGAGCGCCAGCGCGGCGAGCAGCGCGGCCAGGATGACGGCCATGTTGCTCGCGAAGTCGCCCGCGCCGGAGTAGGGCCCCCACCTGTTGCTCGCGATGGTCGACGCCGGCGTCGTGGCCGTGCCGTTGCGATgcccatgctgctgctgctccggttcgtgcgttgccgccgccgccgccgccgccatggcctaCCTCCTTCAGCTCGCTTTCTCAATTCCTCCCTTGGCTAGCTCTGTTGGTGAGACCGCAGTGCCTCGGTGAAGTGAGGTTGAAGCTAAAGGTTTTGGTGCGCTAACTGATACGGTGCTTTGCTTTATATCGACGGCTTAGCTTGCTGATTTCACCAGGTTGCGGTGCAGGACAGGACACAGCAAGTGGAGTCGTTGGATTTGGAGGGTGATGTAGCGTAGCACGAGGAGTGTTTGCATCCCAGCGTCACTAGCTAACTTCATCTTCTTGTCTTGTACTCGAAACTGTGTACTGGGACCAAGTTCAGTGGTCACTGTTTCAGGACTCATCTGCAGCAGAATCGATCATTTTCTGTATTCCTTTTCCAGGAAATTATCTTTTCAGGTAAACATAAGAAAGTATAGCACGTTACTAGCACCTGTGAATTTCTAATATACGCAGACTAACGTAGATGTTGTAGTGTCGTTGTCTTCTGAATTAAGACGGAACGGTGCAAGGTATTTGGCGCAACGCAACGGTGCATCTATCAAATAACCTTCTCTGTGCCATGGGCTACAAGCTACCGGCCGACTGAAATAAAGGCAAAACCGATCGATCCAAATGGGTAAAGCTGCCCAACACCAATTATCTCTCTGAGGGGACCTCTTTAAATTCATGACAAGAATGAAAGCTGTTGGGACCTACTACTTTTTCGAGCCCAACATCGCACCTTCGCTATAAGATGATCTTTAATATAGGCTGAAATTTTTGTGTAAGAAATGGATATATATCAAGTTGTTTTCCATTTGACGATGAGCTTTGCTTCAATAGACCCGGCCCCTTACAACAGATTTGCAGATTTTCTTTACCGAAAGACAGGTTACCTCAGTCTATTAATTAAACAGAAATGCTGGCAGTGAGCAGAAAACCCGGTAACAAACATGTCCAAATAAGAACTTTCATCCAGATTGCTTGCAGTGTCATCGTTATCATATCACTCCCACACAACCTTGCAACAACTACATGAAAACCATGTCAGCACTTTCAAAACAGTCGTGCACACATGCGTCGACAGAGAGGTAACTTTGATTCATGTGACAAACAGACATCGCCACGGCCGAATAAGCGAAGCCGTAGAGACCAACAGACTACCAAAGTGTCACTGTGACCAACAGTCCCTCCGTCTTGGACTCGGAGAACAACGGCAGGTGGCGGTCTAGCGGTGGATAAATCATCCACATCCACGGCAAGAGAGGATACAACAGAATGTTGATTTACTCAAAGATACATATCTATATTACAAATTATACACTTAACTTATTAAATCTTTGCCTTAGTATTTAAAACAAACATAGGTACAGAAGAAGGTGCCTAGATTCCAGATCTCCGACGAAGATAATTGAGTATGGTTTTGCCCTTTTGTACTAATAtagttgtttttttctttaaggTTTGTAATACGTTTACAAAGGGGTGCACCAAAGCTAATCTCGTGATGAAATTGCTAAAACAGAAGGCGAATATTAGTGAATGACCTGAAGCGAAATACTCGCTCCTTTTTTCGAAGGCTGgtgtatttgttttttcattaagataagactttgaccaataataacGGTTAATTTGTAATTTATATGATGAGATAAAACCATAATTATCCGCGGGTACTTTTCAAtacgaatctattgatataatgtcttaaaaaacacatattaatagagtaattcttgatCTATTttttgtcttaatgaaaccaAATACGTCAACGTTTATGAAAATGAGGAAGTACAATCTTTCACcgtaattttcttttctttctttttaatgAAATTGTCTTCTTACCATGATTATGCTAAACCCCTTCAGTTTTGAAATTAAGCACAAGGTTTCATCATTTCTATTGTTGGaaatatagaaaataaaaatcacaaaataagtgaaatgaaaatatgaaatggagatctctcaaaaaaatatatgaaatgGAAACACTCATATATGATGCTGCCAAATCCGGTGCGGGGTCATTTTCATTCTTGATGCATCACCGGACGTCCTGACTGTACTGCATTGATTTGTTTCGTGGGCTTTTATCCAAATTACGatcaattcttttttttttccttcgctGTCTGTCATCAGTGAAAACAAGATTTACGTACATCGTGATGCTAAACGTCTAATGATTCGGTCACTACAGAACAATGGTAAAACCAAATGGATGGCACGTACGGCGCTTAAATCTAGATACCGAGTAACTAACTGAAAAATGCAGCGGCAGCTGATTGCGATCCAGTGGGCGCATGGATGGTGCGTGAAAGGATAAAGCATGGATGAAGTGATTTGGATGGTCAGTGTGCACTCTGCAGACTGCAGCCGGACGTGGCCAAGACGATGAGATACGTGGAAATGTGCATTCAAGTGATGGGGCGAAACGGCGAATGGCTCCAAGGGCCGTCCGGGACTGCGGTGTCCATCAGGAAGCAAACCAATGAAGTCTGAACACATGCAGTTTCCAGCCGCAAATGGAGCATTCATTTATCGTTCGGCTGGCTGTTTCTCTCCGACCAACTAAAAAGAGGAAGGACGCTAGTAATCCCTCGGTTTTCTACAGACTCCCGactatcattttttttaataagtGTTGCTGGatcacaacaaaaataaatggtGAAACAGAAGCCACAATTTTGGTTACACTAGACTGCTTTCACGTGCAGCAGGTGAATTCTTAAAAAGAATTGAAAGGCACAGGAGAGAAAAGGTGTTGGCCTTGAGTGGAGAGTACCCGCTTATTAGTCAGGAGTAAACCAAACTCACATGTACTTCCTCGGTTTCAtgatttttgtctcaaatttgtcaaaaataaatatatctattCAAATATGTATctgatacatgtaatatttcgataaaaaatatgaaacgGAAAGAGTATTATACAGACTCACACCTTCCAATCAAATCTTAATCTTAGCCACAAGAAGATCAACACGATATCTGGAATTCATGATTTATCAGGCAGCACAGCTGCAACACCATGATTCCATGGACTAAGACTGCTGGGTCGCTGAGTGTGTCATATTGATTGACAGAGGGGACCGTGACAGCACCATCCGTGGCAACCTTTGTTGTTAGGAAACAGAGTACAAACGCACACGCTCACAACACATCCACTTCTAAgaacacacgcacgcacaccctaTCACTATGAGCACCTTCGAGATACTGGTCCGgtacatcatcttgagattgacgaaatCATCATAGGCGcctcgtagttgacgggtacgtcactctCAATGAGAGCACAACGCCAGTTAGGTCCTGAAATAAATCCTGGGAAATGCGAGCACCCATGTCAAGTGGGAGAGTTGAACCTGTGTGGGCTGATTTCACCACAAGGAATCAACCACCTGAGCTACGCTCAGTTCGCTCCGTGGCAACCTTCTAGGCAAATGCGATTGCGTCTTGGCAACAGGAAAACACCTGTTGTTGAAACATGTGGACGCGCTGGTGGTGTTGCTATGTAACCAGCGGCCTGCTGCTAGTGTAGGATTGTGGGCGCGCTGCGATGTTGGCACGAGCATGTGAATCGATCTGCGTCGGAGTAGGAGCGTTCGCCTGAGTGTGGGGCCACCAGAGGGTTGACGTTGTCATCTATTGGTGTCGTGTAGGAACACTCTGTAAAAATCTTATCGACTGTCTTCTGGACAGGATCTCGAAAGTGGGGCTTCCAAAGGCATGTTCTCCCGACGAGTAGTGCGCGCAGCCGAGGGATGGGGTAACCAAAGGCAGCGAGCGAGCATGCGCAATGGCTTTGATGGTGTGTGGTTCGGAGGACAGGGTCATCTCATTATATAGACACGCAGGAAGATATCATTTCGGTTTAGAAAATCAAAACCTGCTCCACAAATATCGAGATTTGTTATTCTTCCATAACAAATTTCAACCGGCAAAAAGATACTAATAAGCACGGACCCGACCTGACCGTTCGACTCGAATCGTGATGCAGCGGCGGAAGAGGAGCATGTGTAGGAATATCCTTTAATTGTCTTGCTAGTAGATTGTATAAAGTTTAAACCGGTCACaatcacccccccccctccctcgATCTTTTAGAAATTCTTCATATTATTCCCACCCTCTTGCACATTTTTAACTTTCACCCGCTGCACCCATTTGGTCTCTTCGTATCGTCTCAGTAGCTGAGACACGAAGTCATTAGCATCTCTCCAAGTTGCTCGCTCTGCAATTTTTAAGAGACGaccttgtttctttttttgtagACCCCACTAAGATTTCTAGCCCAATCACGAAGGAAGCGGCGTGGTCTTATTCCACCACTGGTCGATGGCGGTAACAACATTCCATGAAGCAACAATCATGTCGAGGTGGATGATCCGCACAATCATCCACCTCGACATCGGCCTCATCATCCGAGTCCGAAGATatattagatttttttttgagggaaccAAACATATATTAGATACTTAGGAACAACTAGATGGTGAGGGCCGTTATCCCCGCAATCGGACAAACCCAAGTTCTTTTTTCAATATAGTCACCGCTCTATCTAACTCGATGTCCGTGAGTAAAGAAACAGATCTCGCAATTAAAGAATCAAAAGCACCGAGCGACACCCCAATCCGATGGGCTCTGTCAGCTATAACATCATCAGGAATAGAAACAATTCTCATTTTCATAGGAATCAAATATCGAAATACCGACCCAAAAAACCGACCCAGGCCTAGTAATTTTCCTTCAAGTGGCCAGCTGGCGTTGGGATTTACTCCATCTGTTGCTCGCTTTACCGTTGGGGAAAAGGTCAATTTTGGGGAATCATTGACTACACCGGGAAGCAGCTGAAAGTGCGACAGTTGGCTCTGTAACAATGGTGCAATACTGGCAACGCAGGCAGACAGCTCATGATTTCAGAGGATCCAATGAATTTGTTCTATTCATACCAAGAACAGCTAGGAATTGTTTCTCTCCTTTATGGCAGGAAATTAAAGCAAAGGTATCTTTTGTACGTATAACCCGTGAAGCAAAGGTGACTTTCTCCTTTTGCAACTTCTACGAATCTACGAACATATAAAGGGAGCCAACCAGGTAGCAAGGTGAGAAATACTCCAGGAGGGAAGGCTCTAGCCGCTCTACACCATACCGGCCTATTCCTGTTGGAGAAGTCCAACCAACGAAGCAGTTCGTCTCCACAAGGAGCAGGTATCCACAAATCTGGAGATAACCAAATGTTTGTCTCCTTCTTGAATTATTCAATTTTTGTTCTGTTAATAGTAGTCCACTGTCCGCTAAACGTTTCATGGCTGGTAGTACTTCAGATGTTATTAGGAACTGCTTCATCGATCCAATAAGTTCTCGACGGTAGTGTCAGATTGGTGAATCTTGTTTGCTCCAAGATGATTTTTTTGAACTTCGACTTACTGTGGCAAGGCCAGTAGTTTCAGTCCATTGCACTCTGTTTATCATATCAATTGACTGAGATTGCTAACCACGATGTGCCACGCGGTCCATTGCACTAGGGACTAGTTTTTAAGGCTTCCTGTAACTGCAGTCTGCTCCCAGGCAATAATACTGTTCTGCTGTCACGAAAATCCATTTGGTTTCCTTCATCCATTTGACCCTGTTCTGAATCCTATTCTTGTCTGTCCTGATAGAAAGCTAATCTATCAGGTTCACGCTTCTTGTTCCAATTGTAGCTTTCCCCATGGGTTCCAAGAAGAATGATGCACCGACCTGGGCGGAGCAGTGGGGCTCCGGCGGGGACGAAAAAGacaccggcggcagcggtggaaACCTGAACGGCGAGAAGAAGACTGTCACCGGCAATGTGAAGGCTGCAGCCTCCGAGACCTACGTCAAGGCGAAGGCGGCCTCGCTGGTTGGAGCGCAGAAGGTCAAGTCTGGGACTAGCAGCGGCATCAAGTGGGTCAAGGAACAGTACCAAAAGAGGGTTTCCAAGTGAGCTCACAATTATTATGACCATCTAGTCATATCTTAGCAGTATTGGTCACAGCAGCAAAGGTATAAGGTTATCTGGAAAACGTTGCTGATCTTTTACCGGTTAACGCCAGAGATGTGCCTCTAGCGTGCAACAACTTGCTAGGTTTCTCCATTATGAACGTTGAAGTTATTATGTGCTTTAGTGAGAAGACAAGTTTGGATTTGATATCTTGTGTCATCTTGCTTTTGTTGGGATTTGTTATTTGTATGGCGATGAAGATAGTATTATTTCCAAGTCGACTGAGTGGCACACTACGATATAACGAGATGCTAAAAAAATTAGACTTGGATGTCGGTGTAGAAATGCATTTGCATATTTCTAAAATTAATGTTGCGCACCATTCTGAAAATGTGTAGCTACATAGTATAGCTGAATAGAGAAACAAGGATCGATAATTTATCTGTCCAGTAAGTAGGGAAaatatctggtgaaa
This is a stretch of genomic DNA from Brachypodium distachyon strain Bd21 chromosome 1, Brachypodium_distachyon_v3.0, whole genome shotgun sequence. It encodes these proteins:
- the LOC100827526 gene encoding RING-H2 finger protein ATL79, with amino-acid sequence MAAAAAAATHEPEQQQHGHRNGTATTPASTIASNRWGPYSGAGDFASNMAVILAALLAALALALALHAAARYLLRRCRPRPVEDPEKQSPPAAAEAPAPLVYSAAGTKLVGAAAAECAICLGEFVDGDAVRVMPACGHGFHARCIERWLAGGRRSSCPTCRAPAASTLLQPRGADAGETVPS
- the LOC112270873 gene encoding uncharacterized protein LOC112270873, with the protein product MGSKKNDAPTWAEQWGSGGDEKDTGGSGGNLNGEKKTVTGNVKAAASETYVKAKAASLVGAQKVKSGTSSGIKWVKEQYQKRVSK